The genomic region GCTACCGCGAAGGCACTGTGGACTTCCTCGTGCTGCTCGATGCTCAGCGTGAACGTCTGGCCGCCGAAGACACCCAGGCCCAGGCCGAAGTCGATTTGTATCGCGGCATTGTCGCGATCTACAAAGCCCTCGGCGGCGGCTGGCAGCCAGAGACTGTCGCCAGTAAGTAATGCATTAAAGAGCCCCTTTGGTTGGCCGCAACCCAACCAAATTTTTTGCCCCGCGCCTCATTCGGTCGCGGGGCTTTTTTTTGTCGGTCAGTAGGAGCGAGGCTTGCCCGCGAAGAACGGTGACGCGTAATACCTGAAGAACCGCAGTGCACTCTTCGCGGGCAAGCCTGAACTGGCCTAATGATTTTGGACACTTCAATCGGGCGCTATGATGGCGCCCAAATCTGAGGTGTTTGGATATGCGTAAATCTTATTCCAGTGAATTCAAGCTCAAGGCCGCCAGCATGGTGCTGGACGAGGGCCAGTCAGTTCCCGAAGTCTGTGCCAGTCTGGATATTGGCCCTACCGCCTTGCGCCGTTGGGTCGACCAGGTTCGCAAAGAGCGCTTGGGTTCGACCCCGGAGGGGGCTAAGGCAATTACCGCCGATCAGCGAGAGATTCAGCAGCTCAAAGCGTTGCTCAGGCAAAAAGACCTGGACATTGAAATCCTAAAAAAGGCCAGTGCTCTCCTGCTTTTGGACTCCAAAGATCATTCTCGTTGATCAATGAGCTGGACGAGCAGTACGGCGTTAACAATTGCTGTCGGGCGTT from Pseudomonas sp. GGS8 harbors:
- a CDS encoding IS3 family transposase; this translates as MRKSYSSEFKLKAASMVLDEGQSVPEVCASLDIGPTALRRWVDQVRKERLGSTPEGAKAITADQREIQQLKALLRQKDLDIEILKKASALLLLDSKDHSR